In one window of Bos taurus isolate L1 Dominette 01449 registration number 42190680 breed Hereford chromosome 15, ARS-UCD2.0, whole genome shotgun sequence DNA:
- the OR4A2B gene encoding olfactory receptor 4A47 has product MEQRINVTEFVLLGLTQSPQGQKILFVIFLLIYLVTMVGNLLIVLTVVSSPTLHVPMYFFLGNLSFMDAVYSTTVTPNMIIDLFYVKKTISFQACMIQLFTEHLFGGAEILLLVVMAYDRYVAICKPLHYMTIMNQWVCTLLLLLAWTGGFLHAIIHILFVYNLPFCGPNVIDHFGCDMYPLLKLACTDIHIIGFSVLANDGAICVVLFTLLLVSYGVILRSLKNLSQEGRRKALSTCGSHVTVVVLFFVPCVFLYVRPPSTLPTDKSLAVFYTIVTPMLNPLIYTLRNEEMQNAMKKLWIRRRK; this is encoded by the coding sequence ATGGAACAAAGGATCAATGTAACTGAGTTTGTCCTTTTGGGGCTCACTCAGAGCCCCCAGGGTCAGAAAATATTATTTGTCATCTTCTTGCTCATCTACCTTGTGACCATGGTGGGCAATCTCCTCATTGTCCTGACTGTGGTGTCCAGCCCGACCCTGCATGTCCCTATGTACTTCTTTCTTGGCAACTTATCATTTATGGATGCTGTTTATTCTACTACAGTCACCCCAAATATGATTATAGACTTATTCTATGTGAAAAAAACCATTTCATTCCAAGCTTGCATGATCCAACTttttacagagcacttattcggTGGTGCTGAGATTTTACTGCTGGTtgtcatggcctatgaccgctatgtggccatctgcaaacctTTGCATTATATGACAATCATGAATCAATGGGTATGTACTCTGTTACTGCTGTTAGCCTGGACTGGTGGGTTTTTACACGCTATCATTCACATTCTCTTTGTTTACAACCTTCCCTTCTGTGGTCCCAATGTCATTGACCACTTTGGATGTGACATGTACCCCTTGTTAAAACTGGCCTGCACTGACATCCATATTATTGGCTTCTCGGTGCTGGCTAACGACGGGGCCATCTGTGTGGTCCTCTTCACACTCCTACTCGTCTCCTATGGGGTCATCCTGCGCTCCCTGAAGAATCTTAGTCAAGAAGGGAGGCGCAAAGCCTTGTCCACCTGTGGCTCCCACGTCACTGTGGTGGTCCTCTTCTTTGTGCCCTGTGTTTTTCTGTATGTGAGACCTCCTTCCACCTTACCCACTGATAAATCCTTGGCTGTGTTTTACACCATTGTCACCCCTATGCTGAACCCTCTAATCTATACtctgagaaatgaagagatgCAAAATGCCATGAAAAAGCTCTGgatcagaagaagaaaatga
- the OR4C1 gene encoding olfactory receptor family 4 subfamily C member 1, with product MDVFSPSNNVTEFVLLGLTQNPHVQKILLIVFLFIFLFTVLSNLLIVITISLSPTLSAPMYFFLTYLALLDASFTSVTTPKFIIDLLFQRRTISWRGCLTQIFLEHFLAASEAIVLIAMAYDRYVAICKPLHYTTIMRQGLCQLLVVVAWIGGILHASVQILFTTDLTFCGRNVIDHFMCDFFSLLELACSDTYRLGMVVAANSGGMCLLIFSMLLISYIVILSSLRSHGSEGRRRALSTCGAHFTVVVLFFVPCVFTYTRPVATYPVDKWVAMFFATLTPMLNPIIYTVRNTEVKKAMRSLMKKRAT from the coding sequence ATGGATGTCTTCAGCCCTTCCAACAATGTGACTGAGTTTGTCCTCCTGGGACTCACACAGAATCCACACGTGCAGAAAATACTCCTCATTgtctttctgttcattttcttattcacTGTTCTGTCCAACCTGCTCATAGTCATCACCATCTCCCTCAGCCCTACACTTTCTGCtcccatgtacttctttctcacCTACTTGGCTTTATTAGATGCCTCCTTCACCTCAGTCACCACGCCTAAATTTATCATTGACCTGCTGTTCCAGAGGAGAACCATCTCCTGGCGAGGCTGCCTGACTCAGATCTTTTTGGAACACTTCCTGGCAGCATCAGAGGCCATCGTCCTCATtgccatggcctatgaccgctatgtggccatctgcaagcctctGCACTACACGACCATCATGCGACAGGGGCTCTGCCAGCTCCTGGTGGTGGTGGCCTGGATAGGggggatcctgcatgcctcagtgCAGATTCTCTTCACCACGGACTTGACCTTCTGTGGTCGCAATGTCATTGACCACTTCATGTGTGATTTCTTCTCACTGTTGGAACTCGCCTGCAGCGACACCTACAGGCTGGGAATGGTGGTGGCAGCCAACAGTGGGGGCATGTGCTTGCTCATTTTTTCCATGCTGCTCATTTCCTACATAGTCATCCTGAGCTCCCTGAGATCCCACGGCTCTGAAGGACGACGCAGAGCTCTCTCTACATGCGGCGCCCACTTTACAGTAGTGGTGCTCTTTTTCGTGCCTTGTGTGTTCACCTACACACGCCCTGTGGCCACTTACCCTGTGGACAAGTGGGTGGCTATGTTCTTTGCAACCCTCACTCCCATGTTAAATCCTATTATTTACACAGTGAGAAACACAGAGGTGAAAAAAGCCATGAGGAGTCTGATGAAGAAGAGAGCAACTTAG